One part of the Bdellovibrio bacteriovorus genome encodes these proteins:
- a CDS encoding PilZ domain-containing protein has product MTSLARYHGRSPRYILNTEDDSLVRVAGPKQVPWEEGTEIKNVSLTGLAFTAPDDLCPLLGEVVKIQFTPPGSRQMACYGIVTRLENISDSRMLVGVHFYKLEMQQRIVLAQGLARKFKESQERGQIDDMLNRPRNSVSFANLPQLVLMGLLATLWCATIWALLRFEYSGLYKMLLSVLS; this is encoded by the coding sequence ATGACAAGTCTTGCTCGCTATCACGGCCGATCACCACGCTACATTCTCAATACTGAGGACGACAGCCTGGTTCGTGTCGCGGGCCCGAAGCAAGTCCCGTGGGAAGAAGGCACCGAAATCAAAAACGTCTCTTTGACGGGTCTGGCCTTCACTGCTCCGGATGATCTGTGCCCGCTTCTGGGCGAAGTCGTGAAAATTCAGTTCACTCCACCCGGTTCGCGCCAGATGGCATGTTATGGAATCGTCACGCGACTTGAAAACATTTCTGATTCCCGCATGCTCGTGGGGGTCCACTTCTATAAACTTGAAATGCAGCAAAGAATCGTGCTGGCACAGGGCCTGGCCCGCAAGTTCAAAGAAAGCCAGGAACGCGGTCAGATTGATGATATGCTAAACCGCCCGCGCAACTCAGTCAGTTTTGCCAATCTGCCGCAACTGGTTTTGATGGGCTTACTGGCGACCTTGTGGTGCGCGACGATCTGGGCTCTTCTGCGCTTTGAATACTCAGGCCTTTACAAGATGCTTTTAAGCGTCCTGTCTTAA
- a CDS encoding DUF3047 domain-containing protein: MKSAKSYKNVLAMSFISTIIAFGSTTAHAFDIPLKASDIKTVARPAAQKKSKTIFLAVDGLSYNAFATAQKQGLFKEFSSFGAHVAPFPSMTDLSWATVTHTSDIFGAAGRIKSVEATYFDESSQSIQGDPRDYYRRLASPKYYMGAFESFFNPYVEALMYFPTEEVPKLEIKTVVDELSAAKSKPVLTGYIGAIDSTAHTQKDRLFPVMKILDSEIKRLIKNFKDKGEDFEVVLVSDHGNIGRFQEGTAEMELMGVDIGEVISRAGLNNVQQLKDPKDVAVPLMALGTWGPVYLKDRKQMPRLIEEFKKANWFDMAVYINRNNASDTLMTVETSTGGAKVQFDKKNGLYYYYPEMGNPLGLPKEYHSTKAAPKSMKADQLLKITALTKYPDSIFRLIESASERNFDFPDFILTLKDGHYIKSALGGFTKMYRTHGSLTAASSFGLVASTKRIIPGQIRSKDILPFFGIEAKELFGNTAARHEKSGREALQEVNINSRRGVETQAKDLSQKRIFQHLTRFVSDTRPYFLVSEIKSFMDAFKFDPFQKPGSSSMSPMNFDISKFDVNTMISPEDIGAVTDAVLTAGSVENLMNDPRIEKVKAKVGILQDTKTANLDLKTTDLTSGGIMGDIAKFVLPAKRAVMKMYQLPYLLEKSIVVQEKPFLPETRDMVFAKNWVSTKESLAASFAKLTDVKQATKTSAAEQLLKETIKEADLEDRIYPTPLTKIYNSKLEDVTLVYVPGIYNSIFDKEIFSLGLNALQDDLGLRVIQPPVESTCASDLNADIIMNYIRDDYKMRLQRGHKAPRYVFLGYSKGAVDTLHAFVKNPSFVSTYVKGFVSVAAPLHGSSILNTTDVPFALVSALSENQGPEICQTEKTASKSISPTAMDSFWRKNERSLIGLTRYFSVTFESDPEDSHIFMKATKIIGQFEENNDGVVTVSSSKFPARLKAVDMGTIKADHLAGILSSRFNQKAFMKGLVTALAEANITDDNANLEWNSRVILSAANASPIKNRAYYSLGKPGVAKVMHLGHENLVDFLPYGNSYELNRQALPAIVDPADSYEVKTKLPQSQLRYDPYAVLDVAKLPDVMAGVKVSPATKSNMPEGINIEYHHQNMVHFRMDHQFNYESRTPGGMDDNKDSGYITAEFNGEKDWAAMRSKNNSIRLTTMAYRFSPAEFSTMDLKLAVTKGVKGADPVKGKTGKDDSAFQVWFTIRDGKANGDRTLVDPKNDKVILFGYYWGDEVNGEVRQAGSIYENWYSNKNIVVATLPEAKQLLLNNQDMLGKAQNYKRNLMEDLKKAFPDRNVNDFEIVAITIQHDSNDAEDSSEAFFKSLKFTP, encoded by the coding sequence ATGAAGTCCGCAAAGTCTTATAAGAATGTTCTGGCAATGAGCTTTATCTCCACGATCATTGCTTTTGGCTCCACCACAGCCCATGCCTTCGACATTCCATTAAAAGCCAGCGACATCAAGACCGTGGCCCGACCTGCTGCTCAGAAAAAATCCAAAACGATTTTCCTCGCAGTCGACGGTCTAAGCTACAACGCTTTTGCAACAGCCCAAAAGCAGGGACTCTTCAAAGAATTCTCAAGCTTCGGAGCACACGTCGCCCCTTTTCCATCTATGACTGACTTGTCCTGGGCCACCGTCACACACACCTCCGACATATTTGGAGCCGCCGGACGTATTAAATCTGTTGAAGCTACCTATTTCGATGAGTCCTCCCAGTCAATTCAGGGCGATCCCCGCGACTACTACCGTCGTTTGGCTTCCCCAAAGTACTATATGGGGGCCTTCGAATCCTTCTTTAATCCATATGTCGAAGCTCTTATGTACTTCCCCACAGAAGAGGTTCCAAAACTTGAAATCAAAACTGTTGTGGATGAGCTTTCCGCAGCGAAATCAAAGCCGGTCCTGACAGGATATATCGGCGCAATTGACTCTACCGCCCACACTCAAAAAGACCGCCTGTTCCCGGTCATGAAAATCCTGGATTCAGAAATCAAACGTCTGATCAAAAACTTCAAGGACAAAGGTGAAGACTTTGAAGTTGTTCTGGTGTCCGACCACGGCAACATCGGCCGTTTTCAGGAAGGCACCGCTGAAATGGAACTCATGGGTGTGGATATCGGCGAAGTTATCTCCCGTGCCGGCCTCAACAACGTTCAACAATTAAAAGACCCCAAAGACGTGGCCGTGCCTTTGATGGCATTGGGCACCTGGGGTCCTGTCTACCTGAAAGACCGCAAACAAATGCCTCGCCTGATCGAAGAGTTTAAGAAAGCAAACTGGTTCGACATGGCGGTCTACATCAACCGCAACAACGCCTCGGACACTCTAATGACCGTAGAAACCTCCACAGGCGGGGCGAAGGTCCAATTTGATAAGAAGAATGGCTTGTATTACTACTATCCAGAGATGGGAAATCCGTTGGGCCTTCCCAAGGAGTATCACTCCACTAAGGCCGCTCCCAAAAGTATGAAAGCCGATCAGCTTTTAAAAATCACAGCCCTTACTAAATATCCTGACTCTATCTTCCGTCTGATTGAGTCGGCTTCTGAGCGCAATTTTGACTTCCCGGATTTCATCCTGACCCTGAAAGACGGTCACTACATCAAATCCGCTCTGGGTGGCTTCACTAAAATGTACCGCACTCACGGCTCTTTGACCGCAGCTTCCAGCTTCGGCCTGGTTGCTTCCACCAAACGCATCATCCCTGGCCAGATACGCTCCAAAGACATCCTTCCATTCTTCGGTATCGAAGCCAAAGAACTGTTCGGCAACACCGCTGCCCGCCACGAAAAGTCCGGCCGCGAAGCCCTGCAAGAGGTCAACATCAACTCCCGCCGCGGTGTTGAGACTCAAGCCAAAGATCTTTCCCAAAAACGCATCTTCCAGCACCTGACAAGATTCGTGTCTGACACGCGTCCTTACTTCCTGGTGTCTGAAATCAAGAGCTTCATGGATGCCTTCAAGTTCGATCCGTTCCAAAAACCAGGCTCCAGCTCTATGAGCCCAATGAACTTTGATATCTCCAAGTTCGACGTCAACACCATGATCAGCCCAGAAGACATCGGTGCGGTGACGGATGCGGTTCTGACTGCAGGTTCAGTTGAAAACCTCATGAACGATCCACGCATTGAAAAGGTAAAAGCCAAAGTCGGCATCCTTCAGGATACCAAAACCGCAAACCTGGATCTGAAAACCACCGACCTGACTTCCGGCGGTATCATGGGTGACATCGCGAAATTCGTGCTGCCAGCCAAACGCGCCGTCATGAAAATGTACCAGCTTCCATACCTGCTGGAAAAATCCATCGTGGTTCAGGAAAAACCATTCCTGCCAGAAACACGCGACATGGTCTTTGCGAAAAACTGGGTTTCCACCAAAGAATCCCTGGCAGCTTCTTTCGCGAAACTGACTGACGTGAAGCAAGCAACCAAAACGAGTGCGGCGGAACAACTGCTGAAAGAAACCATCAAGGAAGCAGACCTTGAAGACCGCATCTATCCAACACCACTGACGAAGATCTACAACTCCAAGCTGGAAGACGTGACCTTGGTGTACGTTCCAGGCATCTATAACAGCATCTTCGACAAAGAGATCTTCTCTTTGGGTCTGAATGCCCTGCAGGACGATCTGGGCCTGCGTGTGATCCAGCCGCCAGTGGAATCCACTTGCGCGAGCGACCTGAACGCCGACATCATCATGAACTACATCCGTGACGACTATAAAATGCGCTTGCAGCGTGGCCACAAGGCTCCTCGCTATGTGTTCCTGGGCTATTCTAAAGGTGCGGTGGATACACTTCATGCTTTTGTTAAAAATCCTAGCTTCGTGTCCACATACGTAAAAGGCTTTGTGTCTGTCGCGGCTCCATTGCATGGTTCCAGCATCCTGAACACGACCGACGTTCCGTTTGCCCTGGTTTCAGCCCTTTCTGAAAACCAAGGTCCGGAGATCTGCCAGACTGAAAAAACCGCGTCCAAGTCCATTTCCCCGACGGCGATGGATTCTTTCTGGAGAAAGAACGAAAGATCTTTGATCGGTCTGACTCGTTACTTCTCTGTGACCTTTGAAAGTGACCCTGAAGATTCTCACATCTTCATGAAAGCCACCAAAATCATCGGTCAATTCGAAGAAAACAACGACGGTGTCGTGACGGTGTCTTCTTCCAAGTTCCCGGCTCGTTTGAAGGCCGTGGACATGGGCACCATCAAAGCCGATCACCTGGCTGGTATCTTGTCTTCCCGCTTTAACCAGAAGGCCTTCATGAAAGGTCTGGTGACGGCGCTGGCGGAAGCCAACATCACCGATGACAACGCCAATTTGGAATGGAACTCCCGCGTGATCCTTTCTGCGGCGAATGCCTCCCCGATCAAGAACCGCGCTTACTATTCTTTGGGTAAACCGGGCGTTGCCAAGGTTATGCACCTGGGCCACGAAAATCTGGTGGACTTCCTGCCATACGGAAACTCTTACGAGCTAAACCGTCAGGCATTGCCAGCAATCGTGGATCCGGCTGACAGCTATGAAGTGAAAACGAAACTGCCACAATCCCAGTTGCGTTACGATCCGTATGCGGTTCTGGACGTGGCAAAACTTCCGGATGTGATGGCTGGCGTGAAGGTGTCCCCTGCGACCAAGTCCAACATGCCTGAAGGTATCAACATCGAATACCACCACCAGAACATGGTTCACTTCCGCATGGATCACCAGTTCAACTATGAATCCCGCACTCCGGGTGGCATGGATGACAACAAGGATTCCGGTTACATCACTGCTGAATTCAACGGTGAAAAAGACTGGGCTGCGATGAGAAGTAAAAACAACTCCATCCGTCTGACGACGATGGCGTACAGATTCTCTCCGGCGGAATTCTCAACGATGGATCTGAAACTGGCAGTTACCAAAGGTGTTAAAGGCGCTGACCCGGTAAAAGGCAAAACCGGCAAAGACGACTCTGCCTTCCAGGTTTGGTTCACCATCCGTGACGGCAAAGCCAACGGCGACCGCACTTTGGTTGACCCAAAGAACGACAAGGTGATCTTGTTCGGTTACTACTGGGGTGACGAAGTGAACGGTGAAGTTCGTCAGGCTGGTTCCATTTACGAAAACTGGTACTCGAACAAAAATATCGTGGTGGCAACACTGCCTGAGGCGAAACAGCTTCTGCTGAACAACCAGGACATGCTGGGTAAAGCCCAGAACTATAAGCGCAACCTGATGGAAGACCTGAAGAAAGCCTTCCCGGATAGAAATGTGAATGACTTTGAAATCGTGGCAATCACGATTCAGCACGACTCCAACGACGCGGAAGACTCTTCCGAGGCGTTCTTCAAGTCCCTGAAATTCACACCTTAA
- the ppk1 gene encoding polyphosphate kinase 1: MNTPKAASPKRTSKKKSTRKPKVVEHPLSSESLFTSREIGWLNFNRRVLAEAEDARNPLLERVKFLSISGSNLDEFFMKRVGGLKRHMAYGVSAKSSDGKTPMAQLQEIRQFVIPMIQDQAHAYNKVLKPALEKEGICLLSWKDLSDKEKENVKKYYNRNVFPVLTPLSVDPGHPFPFISNLSISLGVTLKHPGNEEKLFARVKIPKVLPQWIRTDAENKDHRFISLLDVIKENLADLFPAMQVLGVMPFRLTRNADSDQDQEDAEDLLEAIEEELRQRRFAEVVRLEHGPNPDPWMLKFLMEELELVEEDIYETAGLLDFTDLGVISDVNLPKLKFEPYTPVVGPAFAEDGHGMFNAIKMADQLVHHPYESFAASVEKFIRVASEDPKVLAIKMTLYRTGDNSPFIRALIRAAEQGKQVVCLVELKARFDEERNIYWATELENAGVHVVYGVVGLKTHAKTALVVRQEQEGLRCYCHIGTGNFNVATSRFYTDLGLLTAREEITNDVVEFFHYLTGRSLKSNYQNLLIAPVNMFSRFKAMIEREAEHAKAGRPAQIIAKFNNFEENDIAVALYAASQKGVDIEMIVRGFCCLRPGVPGMSERIRVTSIIGRFLEHSRLFYFRNGEKDPVDGEFYLGSADWMYRNLHARVEAIVPVLDRSLKEKCWEILNLCVKEQRQSWEMKSDGTYVRHNSQDVGLHQTLMQIAKARVTFVDENTSSSTSSISE, encoded by the coding sequence TTGAACACGCCCAAAGCGGCTTCGCCGAAACGCACATCGAAAAAGAAATCTACACGCAAGCCGAAGGTTGTCGAACATCCTCTGTCATCTGAAAGTCTTTTTACCAGTCGCGAGATTGGCTGGCTGAATTTCAACAGACGAGTGTTGGCTGAAGCTGAGGACGCACGCAATCCCTTGCTGGAACGGGTGAAGTTCTTAAGTATCTCCGGATCCAATCTGGATGAATTCTTTATGAAGCGGGTCGGCGGTCTGAAGCGCCATATGGCTTATGGAGTTTCTGCCAAATCATCTGACGGGAAAACCCCGATGGCCCAGCTTCAGGAAATCCGTCAGTTCGTGATCCCGATGATTCAGGATCAGGCGCATGCCTACAACAAGGTGCTAAAGCCCGCCTTGGAAAAAGAAGGCATCTGTCTGCTTTCCTGGAAAGATCTTTCGGACAAAGAAAAAGAAAACGTCAAAAAGTACTATAACCGCAATGTCTTCCCGGTGCTGACTCCGCTGTCGGTGGATCCGGGGCATCCATTCCCGTTTATCTCGAATCTTTCGATTTCATTGGGCGTGACTCTGAAACATCCGGGCAACGAAGAAAAGCTTTTTGCCCGCGTGAAGATTCCCAAAGTCCTGCCGCAGTGGATTCGCACTGACGCTGAAAACAAAGACCATCGCTTTATCAGTCTGTTGGACGTGATCAAAGAAAATCTGGCGGATCTGTTCCCGGCCATGCAGGTGCTGGGAGTGATGCCGTTTCGCCTGACCCGCAACGCTGATTCCGATCAGGATCAGGAAGATGCCGAAGATTTGCTGGAGGCGATCGAAGAAGAATTGCGCCAGCGTCGTTTTGCCGAAGTGGTTCGCCTTGAACACGGGCCGAATCCAGACCCGTGGATGCTTAAATTTCTGATGGAAGAGCTGGAGCTGGTTGAAGAGGACATCTATGAAACCGCCGGTCTTTTGGACTTCACTGATTTGGGTGTGATCTCGGATGTGAATCTGCCAAAGCTGAAGTTTGAGCCTTACACTCCGGTGGTGGGGCCGGCTTTTGCCGAAGACGGTCACGGCATGTTTAACGCCATTAAGATGGCGGATCAGTTGGTGCATCATCCTTATGAAAGTTTCGCCGCGTCCGTGGAAAAGTTCATCCGTGTGGCCAGCGAAGACCCCAAGGTTCTGGCGATCAAGATGACCTTGTACCGCACGGGCGACAACAGTCCGTTCATCCGTGCTTTGATCCGCGCGGCCGAACAAGGAAAGCAAGTGGTGTGCCTGGTGGAACTGAAGGCGCGCTTTGATGAAGAGCGCAACATCTATTGGGCGACTGAGCTTGAAAATGCCGGCGTTCACGTGGTGTATGGGGTTGTGGGTTTGAAGACTCACGCCAAGACCGCGTTGGTGGTTCGTCAGGAGCAAGAGGGCTTGCGTTGTTACTGCCATATCGGAACAGGGAACTTTAACGTGGCGACCTCCCGGTTCTATACGGATCTGGGGTTGTTGACGGCGCGCGAAGAAATCACCAACGATGTGGTTGAGTTCTTCCACTATCTGACGGGACGGTCTTTAAAGAGCAACTATCAGAACCTGCTGATTGCTCCGGTGAATATGTTCTCGCGCTTTAAGGCCATGATCGAGCGTGAGGCCGAGCATGCAAAGGCGGGGCGTCCGGCGCAGATCATTGCCAAGTTTAATAACTTTGAAGAAAACGACATCGCCGTGGCCCTGTACGCGGCTTCGCAAAAAGGCGTGGATATCGAGATGATCGTTCGTGGTTTCTGCTGTCTTCGTCCGGGGGTGCCGGGCATGAGTGAACGCATTCGTGTGACTTCGATCATCGGCCGCTTCCTGGAGCATTCTCGACTGTTTTATTTCCGAAACGGTGAAAAAGACCCGGTGGATGGGGAGTTCTATCTGGGCTCTGCCGACTGGATGTATCGCAATCTGCACGCCCGGGTCGAGGCCATCGTGCCGGTTTTGGATCGCAGCTTGAAAGAAAAGTGCTGGGAGATTCTGAATCTTTGTGTGAAAGAACAGCGCCAGTCCTGGGAAATGAAGTCTGATGGCACTTATGTACGTCACAACTCGCAGGATGTCGGCTTGCATCAAACCCTGATGCAAATTGCGAAAGCCCGGGTTACATTTGTGGACGAAAATACCAGTTCATCCACCAGTTCAATTTCGGAGTAG
- a CDS encoding SixA phosphatase family protein: MELIIIRHAVAEDKEEFAKKGQEDYLRPLTLKGRKRMQKVCVNLRDYVKEIDLIVSSPLTRARQTAEIISQIYYETKVVEAPELVPHSPPQAFLKWLRVQGRNYKRIAVVGHEPHLSVFASYMLSLKAESFIDLKKSGIIGLELESFSSAEAGRAQLLYSIPPKFLAD, translated from the coding sequence GTGGAATTGATCATTATCCGTCACGCAGTGGCTGAAGACAAAGAAGAGTTCGCCAAGAAGGGCCAGGAGGACTACCTGCGCCCGCTGACCCTGAAGGGTCGCAAGCGCATGCAGAAGGTCTGCGTAAACCTGCGTGATTATGTGAAGGAAATCGACCTGATTGTTTCAAGTCCGCTGACCCGTGCGCGGCAGACGGCCGAAATCATTTCCCAGATTTACTATGAAACCAAAGTGGTCGAAGCACCCGAACTGGTGCCGCACAGTCCTCCGCAGGCGTTCTTGAAATGGCTGCGTGTGCAGGGGCGCAATTACAAACGCATCGCCGTTGTCGGCCATGAGCCGCACTTGAGCGTTTTTGCCAGTTATATGCTGTCTTTGAAGGCCGAGAGTTTTATTGATCTTAAGAAAAGCGGCATTATCGGACTTGAGCTGGAGTCTTTTTCGTCAGCCGAAGCGGGCCGAGCACAGCTTTTGTACTCGATCCCGCCCAAATTCCTTGCTGATTAA
- the ygiD gene encoding 4,5-DOPA dioxygenase extradiol, with protein MSTMPVLFIGHGSPMNALDKNAFTESLHRLGKALPKPQAVLSVSAHWETEGTKVLYHPDPPTIHDFYGFPKALFDMQYPARGPLSIAHETQRLLPKSELYDKWGLDHGTWSVLAHMYPHADIPTYQVSLDVTKTNQQHLELGKLLRPLRDKGVLIVASGNIVHNLRLIQWKNKDGSYPWAEEFDGQIKAALETRDTKTLTDYEALGESATLSVPTPEHYLPLLYAFGASTEEDRISYPYEGFEMGSLSMRAVMWSR; from the coding sequence ATGTCGACGATGCCTGTGCTTTTTATTGGTCACGGTTCTCCGATGAATGCTCTGGACAAGAATGCCTTCACGGAAAGCCTTCATAGACTAGGCAAAGCCTTGCCAAAACCACAGGCCGTTCTTTCTGTCTCTGCTCACTGGGAGACAGAAGGAACGAAAGTTCTTTATCATCCCGACCCTCCCACCATTCACGATTTCTACGGATTCCCGAAAGCACTTTTCGACATGCAGTACCCGGCGCGAGGCCCGTTAAGCATCGCTCATGAAACCCAACGACTGCTGCCAAAGTCTGAGCTCTATGACAAATGGGGTTTGGATCACGGCACGTGGTCAGTTCTGGCACACATGTACCCACACGCCGATATTCCCACTTATCAAGTCAGCCTGGATGTGACGAAAACAAACCAACAACATCTGGAGCTGGGAAAACTGCTGCGCCCGTTGCGCGACAAAGGTGTTCTGATCGTTGCCAGCGGCAACATCGTTCACAACTTAAGACTGATTCAATGGAAAAACAAAGACGGCAGCTATCCTTGGGCCGAAGAGTTTGACGGCCAAATCAAAGCCGCCTTGGAAACACGCGACACCAAAACCCTGACCGACTATGAAGCCCTGGGTGAAAGTGCCACGCTGAGCGTGCCCACCCCAGAACACTATCTGCCATTGCTGTATGCGTTTGGTGCCAGCACCGAGGAAGACCGCATTTCCTACCCTTATGAAGGGTTTGAAATGGGCTCCCTGTCGATGCGTGCGGTAATGTGGAGCCGCTAG
- the thiL gene encoding thiamine-phosphate kinase, whose product MQNTPKEWSLIDRIRYRVQRQNDHTKVPLGDDAFVFRNYPGYSVICQDMMVEGVHFDLDYFSAFDLGYKSLAVNLSDIAAMGALPHFAQVSLALPKKLNESWLDDFYKGMTSLADDYHMQVAGGDLAASPDRLVADVSVHGSCENPLTRKGAKPGDLLLCSGPLGLSFTGMTALQKNLAGFEAAKERHLRPKPRLDLVAKLQKHHDRIHALMDCSDGLVNDALLLRPENCGFHLFAENLPLHTESQSLAVDLHLNPQDIVLWGGEDYELLMAIHPEDYEHFPEWKMIGQFTEDPRVFVTHPDHHEEIKEFKGWKHFPG is encoded by the coding sequence ATGCAAAATACTCCAAAAGAATGGTCGCTTATTGATCGCATCCGGTATCGGGTCCAGCGTCAAAATGATCACACCAAAGTGCCGCTGGGTGACGACGCCTTCGTTTTCAGGAACTATCCGGGCTATTCGGTGATCTGCCAGGATATGATGGTCGAGGGAGTTCACTTCGACCTCGACTATTTCAGCGCTTTTGATCTGGGCTATAAGTCGCTCGCGGTGAATTTAAGTGACATCGCCGCCATGGGCGCACTTCCTCATTTTGCGCAGGTGTCCCTGGCCCTGCCGAAAAAACTGAATGAATCTTGGCTTGACGATTTCTATAAAGGCATGACCAGTTTGGCTGATGACTATCACATGCAAGTCGCCGGTGGAGATCTGGCAGCGTCCCCCGACCGCCTGGTGGCGGATGTCAGCGTGCACGGGTCCTGCGAAAACCCACTGACCCGCAAAGGTGCAAAACCCGGAGACCTGTTGTTGTGCAGTGGCCCTCTGGGGCTTTCTTTCACCGGCATGACTGCTTTACAGAAAAATTTGGCCGGCTTTGAAGCCGCCAAAGAACGGCATTTACGTCCGAAACCCCGCTTGGATCTGGTCGCGAAGCTGCAAAAACATCACGACCGCATTCATGCCCTGATGGATTGCAGTGACGGCCTGGTCAATGATGCCCTGTTGTTGCGTCCTGAAAACTGCGGTTTTCATTTGTTTGCTGAAAATCTTCCGTTACATACCGAAAGCCAGAGCCTTGCAGTGGACCTGCATCTGAATCCACAGGACATTGTGCTTTGGGGCGGCGAGGATTACGAACTTCTCATGGCGATCCACCCTGAGGACTATGAACATTTCCCGGAATGGAAGATGATTGGGCAATTCACTGAAGATCCTCGCGTCTTTGTGACCCATCCCGATCACCATGAAGAGATTAAAGAGTTCAAGGGCTGGAAACACTTCCCCGGCTGA
- a CDS encoding LysR family transcriptional regulator: protein MEQLDLNQIRTFVKLVQSGSFTKAAEVLKQPKSRVSRRLSALEKDLGVQLIYRTTRQFQLTEMGRIYYERARGLIEGLETLTGEVSESTAEISGVIRVTASDDMGVKQLPLIVDEFTRQYPRVRFDLYLTQAYVDLVKESVDVGIRIGNLKDSSLRARKIGTVRNLLVASPGFLERYRVGEDLAKLAAAPFLGLTQQPKLEVVRGSDGKRLTLKTNPIVTANNPEMLLNLARLGKGYAFVPEFLCKDELRDGRLVQIHKHLRGDEVSVSLVSPDTKETSQKVKRFMDFAYKRLKEVYFA, encoded by the coding sequence ATGGAACAATTAGATCTCAATCAGATACGCACCTTCGTCAAACTTGTTCAAAGCGGCAGCTTCACCAAAGCGGCAGAAGTTTTGAAGCAACCCAAGTCCCGCGTCAGCCGCAGGCTGTCAGCGCTGGAAAAAGACCTGGGCGTGCAGTTGATTTACCGCACCACTCGGCAGTTCCAACTGACCGAAATGGGACGCATCTATTACGAACGCGCTCGCGGTCTGATTGAAGGCCTTGAAACCCTGACCGGCGAGGTCAGTGAATCCACAGCGGAAATTTCGGGCGTGATTCGGGTCACAGCCTCGGACGATATGGGTGTGAAGCAGCTTCCGCTGATTGTGGATGAATTCACCAGACAGTATCCACGGGTGCGCTTTGATCTGTATTTAACTCAAGCCTATGTGGATCTGGTGAAAGAGTCTGTCGATGTGGGGATTCGTATCGGAAACCTGAAAGACAGCTCCCTGCGGGCGCGTAAGATCGGAACGGTCAGAAACCTGCTGGTGGCTTCGCCGGGGTTTTTAGAGCGCTATCGTGTGGGGGAGGATCTGGCCAAGCTTGCAGCGGCGCCTTTTCTGGGTTTGACTCAGCAACCGAAGCTTGAAGTGGTGCGCGGGTCTGACGGCAAACGTTTGACGTTGAAGACCAATCCCATCGTGACGGCGAACAATCCCGAGATGTTGTTGAATCTGGCCCGTCTGGGAAAAGGCTATGCGTTTGTGCCAGAGTTTTTGTGCAAGGATGAACTGCGTGACGGTCGTCTGGTTCAGATTCATAAACATCTGCGCGGGGATGAAGTGTCGGTCAGCCTGGTTTCACCCGACACCAAAGAGACTTCCCAGAAGGTGAAGCGCTTCATGGACTTTGCGTATAAACGTTTGAAGGAAGTGTATTTCGCTTAA
- a CDS encoding YceI family protein, whose protein sequence is MKALILGSLVTLAGMSAFAKSIPAGSYNIDPAHSKIGFEIPHLVISTVEGRFAQFDGTLDVDAKLEKSKAKLNIEVASISTENKDRDDHLKSPDFFDVAKNPKMTFVTKKITGTPDNLKIVGDLTLKGKTKEVTLDAKYLGDVNDAYGNNKVAFTATGKINRKDFGLNWSSVVEAGPVVGDEVTLILKIQAGKPAPKKG, encoded by the coding sequence ATGAAAGCACTTATTCTTGGTTCCCTGGTTACCTTGGCTGGTATGTCCGCATTCGCTAAATCCATCCCGGCGGGTTCTTACAACATCGACCCTGCCCACTCTAAAATTGGCTTTGAGATTCCTCACTTGGTCATTTCCACGGTGGAAGGTCGCTTTGCTCAATTTGATGGAACTTTGGACGTGGACGCAAAACTTGAGAAATCCAAAGCCAAATTGAACATCGAAGTGGCCAGCATCAGCACCGAAAACAAAGATCGTGACGATCACTTGAAAAGCCCGGACTTCTTTGATGTGGCCAAAAATCCTAAAATGACCTTTGTCACAAAAAAGATCACTGGCACGCCGGACAATCTGAAAATTGTTGGCGATTTGACCTTGAAGGGTAAAACTAAAGAAGTGACTTTGGATGCCAAGTACCTGGGTGACGTGAACGACGCCTACGGTAACAACAAAGTGGCATTCACTGCGACCGGCAAGATCAACCGCAAGGATTTCGGTCTGAACTGGAGCAGTGTTGTGGAAGCCGGTCCGGTTGTGGGTGATGAGGTGACTTTGATCCTTAAAATCCAGGCGGGCAAACCAGCTCCTAAGAAAGGTTAA